One genomic region from Natrinema caseinilyticum encodes:
- a CDS encoding HTH domain-containing protein: MTDSVSDTAQPIRVELFLRSRASADTVEMLRETVARSHRLEEQHGGIDVCVKTWSSVRPAIERLADTGPSVSEIFETFQSWADRAGYTLRPAFKEHQTPSRLGHDAMSEIRVPVVCVAVYENGDLRYVAPCSDGERIHTVDECLSALEDGETGPVSDRDDKSESPRKWPGDRPENAVRESE; the protein is encoded by the coding sequence ATGACGGATTCAGTCAGCGACACAGCGCAACCGATCCGGGTAGAGCTCTTCCTCCGGAGCCGGGCGTCAGCGGACACCGTGGAGATGCTCCGAGAGACCGTCGCCCGATCGCATCGTCTCGAGGAGCAACACGGAGGCATCGACGTGTGCGTCAAGACCTGGTCGTCGGTACGGCCGGCGATCGAGAGGCTCGCCGATACCGGGCCCTCGGTTTCGGAGATCTTCGAGACGTTCCAGTCCTGGGCCGACCGGGCGGGGTACACGCTTCGGCCGGCGTTCAAGGAGCATCAGACGCCGTCTCGACTCGGTCACGACGCGATGAGCGAAATTCGGGTCCCGGTCGTGTGCGTGGCCGTCTACGAGAACGGTGACCTCCGGTACGTCGCACCCTGTTCGGACGGCGAGCGTATCCACACCGTCGACGAGTGTCTTTCGGCGCTCGAAGACGGCGAGACGGGCCCGGTATCGGATCGAGACGACAAGTCCGAATCACCTCGAAAATGGCCCGGAGACCGCCCCGAAAACGCCGTTCGAGAATCGGAGTAG
- a CDS encoding tRNA uridine(34) 5-carboxymethylaminomethyl modification radical SAM/GNAT enzyme Elp3 — protein sequence MSTETPEPTETEAFERVCEALVDRILAGEIERDEVEKAKLEACSEHSAPKVPKNSELLDYAPEEHRQDLEAVLQRKPVRTASGVSPVAIMTSPERCPHGKCLYCPGGPDSEFSSSQSYTGEEPAAARGVQNDYDPYGQVTLRLEQLRQIGHPVDKVELILMGGTMTARSHDYQEWFVKRALEAMNDYDVDAEPEPAEGVSFAEDPAEYEWRYVEDVIAENETADVRNIGTTFETKPDWCDPEQIDRMLDLGGTKVEVGVQTTYERINRDMHRGHGVQESIDANRRLRDSAFKVGFHMMPGQPGMSKEMCLEDFRRLFETDQWKPDYLKIYPTLVVRGTATYDWWHKDEYEPLSNDEAADLIAEIKSMIPRYTRLQRVQRDIPADFIDAGVWKSNLRQLARQRMDDHGWECECIRCREAGMNDEEPEDVELDVLTYEACGGTEHFISFEDFERDLLVGFCRLRFPKNPVRPELENAALVRELHVYGSEVAVGNDGETDQHQHRGYGRRLMDRAETIAADAGYDKVSVISGIGAREYYRNKLGYHQDGPYVSKRL from the coding sequence GTGAGTACCGAGACGCCCGAACCGACCGAAACCGAAGCGTTCGAGCGGGTCTGTGAGGCGCTCGTCGACCGGATTCTCGCCGGTGAAATCGAGCGTGACGAGGTCGAAAAAGCCAAGCTCGAGGCCTGCTCGGAACACTCCGCACCGAAGGTTCCGAAGAATTCCGAACTCCTCGACTACGCGCCCGAAGAGCACCGCCAGGACCTGGAGGCCGTTCTCCAGCGCAAACCGGTTCGGACGGCATCGGGCGTCTCGCCGGTCGCGATCATGACCTCGCCCGAGCGCTGTCCCCATGGCAAGTGTCTCTACTGTCCGGGCGGTCCCGACTCGGAATTTTCCTCGTCACAGAGTTACACGGGCGAGGAACCGGCCGCAGCCCGCGGCGTTCAGAACGACTACGACCCGTACGGACAGGTGACGCTCCGACTCGAGCAACTGCGCCAGATCGGCCATCCCGTCGACAAGGTCGAACTGATTCTGATGGGCGGGACGATGACGGCTCGCAGTCACGACTACCAGGAGTGGTTCGTCAAGCGAGCGCTCGAGGCGATGAACGACTACGACGTCGACGCGGAACCGGAACCGGCAGAGGGGGTCAGCTTCGCCGAGGATCCGGCGGAGTACGAGTGGCGGTACGTCGAGGACGTCATCGCGGAAAACGAGACCGCGGACGTCCGCAACATCGGGACGACGTTCGAGACGAAGCCTGACTGGTGTGATCCGGAGCAGATCGATCGGATGCTCGATCTCGGCGGGACGAAAGTCGAGGTCGGCGTCCAGACGACGTACGAGCGGATAAACAGGGACATGCACCGCGGCCACGGCGTCCAGGAGTCGATCGATGCGAATCGCAGGTTGCGCGATTCGGCGTTCAAGGTCGGCTTCCACATGATGCCGGGCCAACCCGGGATGTCGAAGGAGATGTGTCTCGAGGACTTCCGGCGACTCTTCGAGACAGACCAGTGGAAGCCGGACTACCTGAAGATCTATCCCACCCTCGTGGTGCGGGGCACCGCGACGTACGACTGGTGGCACAAAGACGAGTACGAACCGCTCTCGAACGACGAGGCGGCCGACCTGATCGCAGAGATCAAGTCGATGATCCCCCGCTACACTCGACTGCAGCGCGTCCAGCGGGACATTCCGGCGGACTTCATCGATGCCGGCGTCTGGAAGTCGAACCTGCGCCAACTCGCCAGACAGCGGATGGACGACCACGGCTGGGAGTGTGAGTGCATCCGCTGTCGCGAAGCCGGCATGAACGACGAGGAACCCGAGGACGTCGAACTGGACGTACTGACCTACGAGGCCTGCGGCGGTACCGAACACTTCATTTCGTTCGAGGACTTCGAGCGGGATCTGCTGGTCGGGTTCTGCCGACTTCGGTTCCCGAAGAACCCAGTTCGACCGGAACTCGAGAACGCGGCCCTCGTCCGCGAACTACACGTCTACGGCTCGGAGGTCGCAGTCGGGAACGACGGCGAAACCGACCAGCACCAGCACCGCGGGTACGGCCGCCGGCTGATGGACCGCGCAGAGACCATCGCCGCCGACGCGGGGTACGACAAGGTGAGCGTGATCTCCGGCATCGGCGCTCGAGAGTACTATCGGAACAAACTCGGCTATCACCAGGACGGCCCGTACGTCAGCAAGCGCCTTTGA
- a CDS encoding DUF4870 domain-containing protein — protein MSTQNEAVTATESAAKAATSLGPDGNVVGALSYVLAPLSGILVYLLEDQNEFARFHAAQSIVFGIASIAIFFTLSVITFMMNLILPDILSVLVSLFTFLSSIGIWFALFLVWVYLLVMAVKGSRTKLPVLGSIAESYLL, from the coding sequence ATGTCAACACAAAATGAAGCAGTAACTGCAACGGAATCGGCAGCAAAGGCGGCGACGAGCCTCGGTCCCGACGGAAACGTCGTGGGCGCGTTATCGTACGTCTTGGCACCCCTGTCGGGAATACTCGTCTACCTCCTCGAGGATCAAAACGAGTTCGCTCGCTTCCACGCCGCACAGAGTATCGTCTTCGGGATCGCTTCGATCGCGATTTTCTTTACACTCAGCGTTATAACGTTCATGATGAATCTCATCCTGCCCGACATTCTGAGCGTTCTGGTTTCGCTATTTACGTTCCTGTCTTCGATCGGAATCTGGTTCGCTCTCTTTTTAGTCTGGGTGTACCTCCTCGTCATGGCGGTGAAAGGAAGCCGAACGAAACTGCCCGTACTCGGTTCGATCGCCGAATCCTACCTGTTGTAA
- the rqcH gene encoding ribosome rescue protein RqcH, with amino-acid sequence MEPKRELTSVDLAALVGELGGYEGAKVDKAYLYGDDLVRLKMRDFDRGRIELLLEVGEIKRAHTVAPERVPDAPGRPPQFAMMLRNRLSGADFAGVEQFEFDRILEFTFERDDGTTRIIVELFGQGNVAVTDGEYEVIDCLETVRLKSRTVVPGSRYEFPESRTNPLSISREGFDHEMDDSDTDVVRTLATQLNFGGLYAEELCTRAGVEKGLDIEDADEDVYDRIYEAIDRLAIDLRTGHFDPRIYLDVDDGGDGEGDGDGRSDTGDGRVVDVTPFPLEERAELTAEPYDSFLTALDEYFFRLELADEAEPETTSQRPDFESEIAKHERIVEQQQGAIEGFEREADSLRDQAELLYAEYGLVDEILTTIQTAREHDRSWDEIEERFAEGADRGIEAAAAVVDVDGSEGTVTVDIDGERIDLVADRGVEQNADRLYTAAKDVEGKKEGALAAIEDTREDLADAKRRRDEWEADESEGGADDHEEDEGETRDWLAEPSVPIRENEPWFDRFRWFHTSDDYLVIGGRNADQNEELVKKYLEPGDKVLHTQAHGGPVTVLKATDPSEASSADIELPDSSIEEAAQFAVSYSSVWKDGRYAGDVYAVDSDQVSKTPESGEYLEKGGFAIRGERTYYRDTPVGAAIGIQCEPYTRVIGGPPSAIEDRAETTLEIEPGRYAQADAAKRIYRRLRERFADESFVRKIASPDKIQHFMPPGGSRIADD; translated from the coding sequence ATGGAACCAAAGCGGGAACTCACGAGCGTCGACCTCGCCGCTCTCGTCGGGGAACTCGGGGGCTACGAGGGGGCGAAGGTCGACAAAGCGTATCTCTACGGGGACGATCTCGTCCGCCTCAAGATGCGGGATTTCGATCGTGGCCGCATCGAACTGCTCCTCGAAGTCGGCGAGATCAAGCGGGCGCACACGGTCGCCCCGGAGCGAGTCCCCGACGCACCCGGCCGGCCGCCGCAGTTCGCGATGATGCTCCGCAATCGACTGTCCGGTGCCGACTTCGCGGGCGTCGAACAGTTCGAATTCGACCGAATCCTCGAGTTCACGTTCGAACGCGACGACGGCACGACGAGAATCATCGTCGAACTGTTCGGCCAGGGCAACGTCGCGGTCACGGACGGCGAATACGAAGTGATCGATTGCCTCGAGACCGTCCGACTGAAGTCTCGAACCGTCGTTCCGGGCTCGAGATACGAGTTCCCCGAGTCGCGGACCAACCCGCTTTCGATCTCCCGTGAGGGCTTCGACCACGAGATGGACGATTCGGATACGGACGTGGTCCGAACGCTCGCGACGCAACTCAACTTCGGGGGCCTCTACGCCGAGGAGTTGTGCACCCGCGCCGGCGTCGAGAAGGGATTGGACATCGAGGACGCCGACGAGGACGTCTACGATCGAATCTACGAGGCGATCGACCGACTCGCGATCGATCTCCGAACCGGACACTTCGACCCGCGGATTTACCTCGACGTCGACGACGGCGGGGACGGCGAGGGTGACGGCGACGGTCGGAGTGACACCGGCGACGGACGCGTCGTCGACGTAACCCCGTTTCCGCTCGAGGAACGCGCCGAACTGACCGCCGAACCCTACGATTCGTTTCTGACTGCGCTCGACGAGTACTTCTTCAGGCTCGAACTCGCCGACGAAGCGGAGCCGGAGACGACCTCCCAGCGGCCGGACTTCGAGTCGGAAATCGCCAAACACGAGCGCATCGTCGAGCAACAACAGGGCGCGATCGAGGGTTTCGAACGGGAGGCCGACTCGCTTCGCGACCAGGCGGAACTGCTGTACGCCGAATACGGACTCGTCGACGAGATACTGACGACGATTCAGACGGCACGCGAGCACGACCGCTCCTGGGACGAGATCGAAGAGCGGTTCGCGGAGGGTGCCGACCGCGGGATCGAGGCCGCAGCGGCCGTCGTCGACGTCGACGGGAGCGAGGGCACGGTTACCGTCGATATCGATGGCGAGCGGATCGATCTCGTCGCCGATCGGGGCGTCGAGCAGAACGCCGATCGGCTCTACACGGCGGCAAAGGACGTCGAAGGGAAAAAGGAGGGTGCGCTGGCGGCCATCGAGGACACCCGTGAGGATCTCGCGGACGCGAAACGCCGCCGCGACGAGTGGGAAGCGGACGAGAGCGAGGGTGGAGCCGACGACCACGAGGAGGACGAGGGAGAGACGCGCGACTGGCTCGCCGAACCCTCCGTTCCCATCCGCGAAAACGAACCCTGGTTCGACCGGTTTCGCTGGTTCCATACCAGCGACGACTACCTCGTGATCGGCGGCCGAAACGCGGATCAAAACGAGGAACTCGTCAAAAAGTACCTCGAGCCCGGAGACAAAGTGCTCCACACGCAGGCCCACGGCGGTCCCGTCACCGTTCTGAAGGCGACCGATCCCAGCGAGGCGTCGTCCGCGGACATCGAACTCCCGGACTCGAGCATCGAGGAGGCCGCCCAGTTCGCCGTCTCCTATTCGTCGGTCTGGAAGGACGGGCGATACGCGGGCGACGTCTACGCGGTGGACTCGGATCAGGTCTCGAAGACGCCCGAGAGCGGCGAGTACCTCGAGAAAGGCGGGTTCGCGATTCGCGGCGAGCGGACCTACTATCGTGATACGCCGGTCGGTGCGGCGATCGGGATCCAGTGTGAACCGTATACGCGAGTGATCGGCGGGCCGCCGTCGGCGATCGAAGATCGAGCGGAGACGACGCTCGAGATCGAACCCGGCCGGTACGCGCAGGCCGACGCGGCGAAACGGATCTATCGGCGCCTTCGCGAGCGATTCGCCGACGAATCGTTCGTCCGAAAGATCGCGAGTCCGGACAAGATTCAGCACTTCATGCCGCCGGGCGGAAGTCGGATAGCCGACGATTGA